A region from the Rhinoderma darwinii isolate aRhiDar2 chromosome 2, aRhiDar2.hap1, whole genome shotgun sequence genome encodes:
- the LOC142741979 gene encoding uncharacterized protein LOC142741979 has product MLVCEDHGRFSEYLHHSLMMSKNKMEVSEKILKLTLEIIFLLTGEDFVLKKKQNEQSIDDCQLCLSEGSTKDQSLSEEPPCQSPSHEEDTEEETPEPTETTLNTTEEVPVRCEDIAVFFSMDEWEYLEGHKERYKNVVLESPQPPVSADCDQVSAAETADDEGKEMNSIQVDTAPTIADTPVTGGNIPTKPPESCPSPLISQKCMKEDSRMMAQEYQDNPEKGILPPQCKEEDLPVEITSGDQSAMNPPEISGSPVCSLDCIEEENGMTPQKYPAETGDNTLPNWCKEEPDPSKMSSGLPTSWKVQPDSPHLLIPVHHKKGAKPSNPEGSISSDSPPIAVMVKPKTVLNEVPIPKIKTDLPNMFRQKARVDASSSLMKHRGGALNLPPVHESPAAHKCLQCGRSFRNQMDLISHQRTHEKMFHCALCQQSFMDKSALVVHEWTFHIHEPKMGESQPKHTTKEERPFFCVECGKSFMKKSSLVKHQRIHTGAFACPDCGKCLSDKTGLIIHRRTHTGEKPFSCSECGRRFTQMCHLITHQSVHMGKGSFACSDCGKCFSVRSVLEAHQALHNRHKAFTCSDCGKCFLQRSALMAHSKVHTNESDSTY; this is encoded by the exons ATGCTCGTCTGTGAGGATCACGGCAGATTTTCGGAGTATttacaccattcactgatgatgaGCAAGAACAAGATGGAGGTGTCGGAGAAGATATTGAAGCTCACCCTGGAAATCATATTCctgctgaccggagag GATTTTGTCCTGAAGAAGAAACAGAATGAGCAATCGATAGACGACTGCCAGTTATGTTTATCAGAGGGATCGACCAAGGATCAAAGTCTAAGCGAAGAACCTCCATGTCAATCTCCATCACATGAGGAGGACACAGAGGAAGAGACCCCAGAACCTACGGAGACCACCCTCAATACGACTGAAGAG GTTCCGGTGCGGTGTGAAGATATTGCTGTCTTCTTCTCCATGGACGAGTGGGAATACTTAGAAGGACATAAGGAACGTTACAAGAATGTGGTGTTAGAGAGTCCTCAGCCTCCTGTTTCTGCTG ACTGTGACCAGGTCAGTGCTGCCGAGACGGCTGACGATGAAGGCAAAGAGATGAATAGTATCCAGGTGGATACGGCCCCAACAATCGCTGACACTCCCGTCACCG GTGGAAATATTCCTACGAAACCCCCCGAAAGCTGCCCGAGCCCCCTCATTTCCCAGAAATGCATGAAGGAGGATAGCAGGATGATGGCACAGGAATACCAG GATAATCCGGAAAAAGGAATATTACCGCCCCAGTGTAAAGAGGAAGATCTTCCAGTAGAGATCACCTCCG GTGACCAGAGCGCCATGAACCCCCCAGAAATAAGTGGGAGCCCCGTCTGCTCTCTGGACTGCATAGAGGAAGAGAACGGGATGACCCCACAGAAATATCCG GCTGAAACTGGAGACAACACGTTGCCCAACTGGTGTAAGGAGGAACCGGATCCTTCCAAGATGAGTTCAG GTCTACCAACCAGCTGGAAAGTCCAACCTGACTCCCCCCACCTGTTAATTCCTGTCCACCATAAAAAGGGAGCTAAACCAAGTAACCCGGAGGGGAGTATTTCCAGCGACAGCCCCCCCATAGCGGTAATGGTAAAACCCAAGACCGTTCTGAACGAGGTACCGATCCCAAAGATCAAAACAGACCTGCCAAACATGTTTCGGCAAAAAGCCAGAGTAGATGCCTCCTCCAGTCTAATGAAGCACAGAGGCGGGGCCTTAAACTTACCGCCGGTCCATGAGAGTCCCGCAGCCCATAAGTGCCTGcaatgtgggcggagcttccgaaaccagatggaccTGATTTCTCACCAGAGGACGCACGAAAAAATGTTCCACTGTGCGCTGTGTCAACAGAGCTTCATGGATAAGTCCGCCCTGGTGGTCCACGAGTGGACTTTTCATATTCACGAACCCAAGATGGGAGAGTCCCAGCCCAAACATACCACGAAGGAAGAGAGGCCCTTCTTTTGCGTCGAATGCGGGAAGTCGTTCATGAAGAAGTCAAGCCTCGTCAAGCACCAGAGGATCCATACGGGCGCCTTCGCCTGTCCCGACTGCGGGAAGTGTCTCTCAGACAAGACGGGTCTCATTATACACCGGAGGACTCACACGGGAGAGAAGCCCTTTTCTTGTTCTGAGTGCGGGAGACGGTTCACCCAGATGTGCCACCTCATTACCCATCAGAGCGTCCACATGGGCAAGGGATCGTTTGCTTGCTCCGATTGTGGAAAGTGTTTTTCGGTCAGGTCGGTTCTGGAAGCTCATCAGGCCCTCCATAATCGGCACAAGGCCTTCACCTGTTCGGACTGTGGAAAGTGTTTCCTGCAAAGGTCCGCCCTTATGGCCCATAGCAAGGTTCATACAAACGAATCGGACTCCACATACTGA
- the COA6 gene encoding cytochrome c oxidase assembly factor 6 homolog translates to MSAPSAQEREACWDARDKYWQCLQDNKEEAAKCQQLRQGFESLCPRQWTKYFDKRRDYLKFKEEMESKGFEPAKPSKNT, encoded by the exons ATGTCGGCGCCCTCGGCGCAGGAGAGAGAAGCATGCTGGGATGCCAGGGACAAGTACTGGCAGTGTCTGCAGGACAATAAGGAGGAGGCAGCCAAGTGTCAGCAGTTACGACAAGGGTTTGAAAGCCTCTGTCCACGGCAGTGG ACAAAGTACTTTGATAAAAGGAGAGATTACCTAAAATTTAAAGAAGAGATGGAATCGAAAGGATTTGAACCGGCAAAACCCTCTAAGAACACGTAG